One part of the Acetoanaerobium sticklandii genome encodes these proteins:
- a CDS encoding efflux RND transporter permease subunit — MFVSGMSVKRPVTTVMLMLIAVLLGLVSLNRLPVDLYPEIEVPVAIVSVDYSGVAPAEMETLVTKPLEQVLSTVSDLDAISSYSRQGSSIIIVQFQYGTNMDFAALEMREKVDMVKGALPDGSGTPMVLKIDPNAMPVIALSMSSQMPIDKLQSIVEDDISSRIERLDGVASVSSSGGKEKEIRVELNQAKLSGYGLSIAQIQNVLRSENLNLPGGTVKRGDQELIVRTTGEFRTVDEIRNIPLTLRSGESIRLYDVASVEEKYKDINSMSRYNGESSISLSVSKQSVANTVKVAESVLLEVGKLKAEYPDINMEIAMDQSEFINKSISNVVASAVGGGLLAVIILFLFLRNIRSTFIVGIAIPVSIVTTFALMYFADLSINLISLGGLALGVGMLVDNSIVVLENIYRLAEQEGYQMEKAAIEGTKQVGMAVFASTLTTVAVFLPIVFVEGFTAIIFKQLSYTVTFSLLSSLVVALTVVPMLSAKILKVGETKKREHKGFSLGRVLDVFSNGIDWVAKKYSGLLRTALSHRKLSIILAVALLISSVALVSMVGSEFFPAEDEGSFTVDIEMPFGASLEDTDALVKKVEAIVDEIPEKDDVFSNIGSTGNQFSLSATNSSQVSVNLKDSDERDRATKEIVEEVRKKVELIPGAKIEVNESSSMSGGGGAQGSPISVVIKGDNLETLEDLGLAFRDIIRNVPGTTEVKLDVEEGEPEARIIVDRNRASMYGVSVAEVANGLKASIEGVKATTLKTGEDEIDVVISLDEGTRSSIENMKQIEIFTASGKKVTVGQIADIEFDNSPTQIARANQVRTISVNSDISDRDLGSVVADIEKELEKYPLPDGYSYEFSGEQEQMAEAFSGLVLALLLSLIIVYMILASQFESLLHPFTVMLSVPFALSGGFIGLFITGKALSLPAFIGIIMLAGIVVNNAIVLIDYINQLRAKGMERNDAIIKAGKDRFRPIMMTTLTTVLGLLPMAIGLGEGSNTIAPLAIVVVGGLSLSTVLTLSFIPVVYTVFDGGSRRFKNLKSKFGNRKNKKKLANEQA; from the coding sequence ATGTTTGTATCGGGAATGTCGGTTAAAAGACCAGTAACAACAGTTATGTTAATGCTAATAGCGGTACTTCTAGGGCTTGTGTCTTTAAACAGGTTGCCGGTGGATTTATATCCCGAAATAGAAGTCCCTGTAGCTATAGTTAGTGTGGATTATTCTGGAGTAGCTCCAGCTGAGATGGAAACTCTGGTAACAAAGCCTCTAGAACAAGTACTTTCAACGGTTTCGGATTTAGATGCAATAAGTTCTTATTCTAGACAAGGAAGCTCAATTATAATAGTTCAATTTCAATATGGAACCAATATGGACTTTGCAGCTCTAGAGATGAGAGAAAAAGTTGATATGGTAAAAGGAGCCTTGCCTGATGGATCAGGAACTCCTATGGTGCTTAAAATTGACCCTAACGCAATGCCAGTAATAGCACTTAGTATGTCGTCTCAAATGCCTATAGATAAGCTTCAAAGCATAGTTGAAGATGATATATCAAGTAGAATAGAAAGACTAGATGGAGTTGCTTCAGTTTCATCTTCTGGTGGAAAAGAAAAAGAAATCAGAGTTGAACTTAATCAAGCCAAGCTCTCAGGATATGGCCTAAGCATAGCTCAGATTCAAAATGTGCTGAGAAGTGAAAATCTAAATCTTCCTGGAGGGACAGTTAAACGAGGAGATCAAGAGCTGATTGTACGTACTACAGGTGAATTTAGAACTGTAGATGAAATAAGAAATATCCCGCTTACACTTAGAAGTGGAGAGAGTATAAGACTTTATGACGTTGCATCTGTTGAAGAAAAATATAAAGATATTAATTCGATGTCTAGATATAATGGAGAAAGCAGTATTTCTCTTAGTGTAAGTAAGCAATCAGTTGCAAATACAGTTAAGGTTGCTGAATCTGTATTACTAGAAGTAGGTAAATTAAAAGCAGAATATCCAGATATAAATATGGAAATTGCTATGGACCAAAGTGAGTTTATAAACAAATCTATCAGCAATGTTGTAGCTAGTGCAGTTGGAGGAGGACTTTTAGCTGTTATAATCTTATTCCTTTTCCTTAGGAATATAAGATCTACATTTATTGTAGGTATAGCAATACCAGTATCTATAGTAACAACTTTTGCACTTATGTATTTTGCTGATTTAAGTATAAACCTTATATCTCTTGGTGGATTGGCACTTGGAGTAGGGATGCTCGTTGACAACTCGATTGTTGTGCTTGAAAACATCTACCGTTTAGCTGAGCAAGAAGGCTATCAAATGGAAAAAGCTGCAATTGAGGGAACAAAGCAAGTAGGTATGGCGGTTTTTGCTTCGACATTAACTACTGTAGCAGTTTTCCTTCCAATTGTTTTCGTAGAAGGATTTACGGCGATTATATTCAAGCAGCTTTCATACACAGTTACATTCTCACTTTTATCGTCGCTGGTTGTTGCACTTACAGTAGTTCCTATGCTTAGTGCAAAAATACTAAAAGTCGGTGAAACGAAAAAAAGAGAGCATAAAGGATTTAGCTTAGGTAGAGTTCTAGATGTTTTTAGTAATGGAATAGACTGGGTAGCTAAAAAGTATTCAGGGTTACTTAGAACTGCTCTGTCTCACAGAAAGCTTTCAATAATTTTAGCTGTTGCTCTACTTATATCATCTGTAGCACTTGTATCTATGGTTGGGTCTGAGTTTTTCCCTGCTGAGGATGAAGGAAGCTTTACGGTTGATATTGAAATGCCGTTTGGAGCAAGCTTAGAGGATACGGACGCCTTGGTTAAAAAGGTCGAAGCTATAGTAGATGAAATACCTGAAAAAGACGATGTGTTTTCAAATATTGGAAGCACAGGAAATCAATTTTCACTATCGGCCACTAATTCATCTCAAGTAAGCGTTAATCTAAAAGATAGTGATGAAAGAGATAGAGCTACAAAGGAGATTGTAGAAGAGGTTCGTAAGAAGGTTGAATTGATACCAGGAGCTAAGATAGAAGTGAATGAAAGTTCTTCTATGTCTGGTGGTGGTGGAGCTCAAGGAAGTCCGATTAGCGTTGTTATAAAAGGGGACAATCTTGAAACCTTAGAAGATCTTGGATTAGCATTTAGAGATATCATAAGAAATGTTCCTGGCACTACTGAAGTTAAACTAGACGTTGAAGAAGGAGAACCAGAAGCTAGAATAATTGTTGATAGAAATAGAGCCTCTATGTATGGAGTAAGCGTTGCAGAAGTAGCAAATGGGCTTAAAGCTTCTATTGAAGGGGTAAAAGCAACTACCTTAAAAACTGGCGAGGATGAGATTGATGTAGTTATATCACTAGATGAAGGAACAAGAAGCTCAATAGAAAATATGAAGCAAATTGAAATATTTACTGCATCTGGTAAGAAAGTTACAGTAGGTCAGATTGCTGATATTGAGTTTGATAATTCACCTACTCAAATTGCTAGAGCAAATCAAGTTAGAACTATTAGTGTGAATTCAGACATTAGTGATAGAGACCTTGGATCTGTAGTTGCAGATATAGAAAAAGAGCTTGAAAAATACCCTCTGCCTGATGGTTATTCATATGAATTTAGTGGTGAACAAGAGCAGATGGCTGAAGCGTTTTCAGGTCTAGTTCTAGCACTTTTATTATCGCTTATTATTGTATATATGATATTAGCTTCTCAGTTTGAATCCTTGCTTCATCCATTCACTGTAATGCTAAGTGTTCCATTTGCACTTTCAGGAGGCTTCATAGGATTGTTTATAACTGGTAAAGCACTTTCACTACCTGCATTTATAGGAATTATAATGCTAGCAGGTATAGTTGTTAATAATGCAATCGTGCTTATAGATTATATCAATCAGCTAAGAGCAAAAGGAATGGAAAGAAATGATGCTATAATCAAGGCAGGTAAGGATAGATTCCGTCCTATCATGATGACCACTCTTACTACAGTTCTTGGACTTTTACCTATGGCGATAGGGCTTGGAGAAGGTTCAAACACTATAGCACCTCTAGCTATAGTCGTGGTAGGAGGACTTTCACTATCCACTGTCCTTACTCTATCGTTTATACCTGTAGTATACACAGTTTTTGATGGAGGAAGCAGGAGATTTAAAAATCTAAAATCAAAATTTGGAAATAGAAAAAATAAGAAAAAACTAGCAAACGAACAAGCATAA
- a CDS encoding DUF2922 domain-containing protein, whose amino-acid sequence METTLNLVFEKASGKKHTMRIADAKLSQDPVKVKALMDYIVDNNLIYVKDDALVAALEANLQNVTENPIEL is encoded by the coding sequence ATGGAGACAACATTAAATCTAGTATTTGAAAAAGCTAGCGGTAAAAAGCACACTATGCGAATTGCCGATGCAAAACTCAGTCAAGACCCTGTTAAAGTCAAAGCTTTGATGGACTATATAGTAGATAATAATCTAATCTACGTAAAAGATGATGCTCTAGTTGCTGCTTTAGAAGCTAATCTTCAAAATGTTACAGAAAATCCAATTGAATTATAG
- a CDS encoding DUF1659 domain-containing protein produces the protein MIEKISMPSSIRLKYLTGVDTDGKEMFKTRTINNITSSVTDELVYGLKAMLEEVQNSPIAEFTRIETSKITQS, from the coding sequence ATGATAGAAAAAATTTCAATGCCAAGCTCAATTAGACTCAAGTATCTTACAGGCGTGGATACAGATGGGAAGGAAATGTTTAAAACAAGAACCATAAACAACATAACTTCATCAGTAACTGATGAACTGGTTTATGGATTAAAAGCTATGCTTGAGGAAGTTCAAAACTCGCCTATAGCAGAATTCACAAGAATCGAAACAAGTAAAATTACACAAAGCTAA
- the galU gene encoding UTP--glucose-1-phosphate uridylyltransferase GalU — MQTVKKAIIPAAGLGTRFLPATKAQPKEMLPIVDKPTLQYIIEEAVASGIKEILIITGRNKKSIEDHFDKSVELELELEHKGKLDLLEMVRNISNMINIHYIRQKEPNGLGHAIHCAKSFIGDEPFAVMLGDDVVDAEKPCLKQLIEAYEEYHTTILGVQQVANEDVNKYGIVDGRYIEDGIYKVKDLIEKPDIETAPSNIAILGRYIITPEIFDILENTKPGKNGEIQLTDGLKTLCKNQAMYAYVFEGKRYDVGDKLGFLEATVDFALKNPELRDGFLEYMKKTVSSNM; from the coding sequence ATGCAGACTGTGAAGAAAGCTATAATACCGGCTGCGGGACTTGGGACTAGATTTTTACCTGCGACTAAAGCACAGCCAAAGGAAATGCTCCCTATAGTTGATAAGCCAACCCTGCAATATATAATAGAAGAAGCAGTAGCTTCAGGTATAAAAGAGATTCTTATCATTACTGGAAGAAATAAAAAATCAATAGAAGATCATTTTGATAAATCTGTGGAATTAGAGCTAGAATTAGAACATAAAGGAAAACTAGATTTACTTGAAATGGTTAGAAATATAAGCAATATGATTAATATACATTATATAAGGCAAAAAGAGCCTAATGGATTAGGGCACGCGATTCACTGCGCTAAGAGCTTTATAGGGGATGAGCCATTTGCTGTTATGCTTGGCGACGATGTAGTAGATGCAGAGAAACCATGTCTAAAGCAGCTTATAGAAGCCTACGAGGAATACCATACTACGATTTTAGGAGTACAGCAGGTAGCAAATGAGGATGTGAATAAGTATGGTATTGTTGATGGAAGATATATAGAAGATGGTATATATAAAGTTAAGGATTTAATAGAAAAACCAGATATAGAAACCGCACCATCAAATATAGCAATCCTTGGAAGATATATAATAACTCCAGAAATATTTGATATATTAGAAAATACAAAGCCAGGCAAAAATGGAGAAATTCAGCTTACCGATGGATTAAAGACTTTGTGCAAGAATCAAGCTATGTATGCCTATGTATTTGAAGGCAAGCGCTATGACGTTGGAGACAAACTAGGTTTCTTAGAAGCTACTGTTGACTTTGCACTAAAGAACCCTGAGCTTAGAGATGGGTTTTTAGAATATATGAAAAAAACCGTTAGCAGCAATATGTAA
- a CDS encoding S-layer homology domain-containing protein, with the protein MTRGKKAASILLCSAMVFSSFATSFAASYTDMSKHWAESYVQNIKEKQIISGYEDGSFKPDKSVSRLEAIIMISKMFSVNQINQIYASKKDAWEGKLVSYKIPDWSWPYVVFAVENNIIPGTDDFLSKIMNQSEKNVQNAALRYEVMVYMVRALNWESELGKTAVLKYKDIQTIPAQAIPYIDVMIKKGIIGESGDQNGNFGAQRPVTRAEMAVMLANAYKYVSQLSPTINTDTAQVDSNNVTNVQMPSTIPSTGTQAVVNNSLSVMDGTVELVTSVGDYTSFTISSASGVFHSFGNNNSMIQIKIGNSPASLSDLKIKDKVKVLYEEGNKARNIIIADKEQKVTGVFSGTGMGTTIQLLSDGQVQSYVYDATTKITLDGINVDLSQIRANDQIEIFVLSGKATEVKAYSSNKTVYGTVADIRSSSVVIEENNRENQYEVADNALITKNGSRVYNLNELGINDQITAVMQNGKITSIEAASVKSRIRKGVIKQILISSTKTQIIVADSDNKDYTLDVNINTQVRIDGRRSSVNDLKLGYEVDVYLDGNIIEEISADGSYKQSMYVGKVVYHDDRDRIIEMKDSDGNTIKVYYDSSTMIEDIKTGNTLRARQIYKGDEVTIVGIERLGGLDATRIMVSMQYY; encoded by the coding sequence ATGACACGTGGAAAAAAAGCAGCATCGATACTGCTTTGCAGTGCAATGGTATTTTCAAGCTTTGCAACTTCATTTGCAGCATCATACACTGACATGTCAAAACACTGGGCTGAAAGCTATGTTCAAAACATAAAGGAAAAGCAAATTATCAGTGGGTATGAAGATGGGAGCTTTAAGCCAGATAAATCTGTAAGTAGGCTAGAAGCTATAATTATGATAAGTAAGATGTTCAGTGTTAATCAGATAAACCAGATTTACGCATCTAAAAAAGATGCATGGGAAGGCAAGCTAGTCAGCTATAAGATTCCAGACTGGTCGTGGCCTTATGTAGTTTTTGCTGTTGAGAATAACATAATTCCAGGGACAGATGATTTTTTATCAAAAATAATGAATCAGTCAGAAAAGAATGTTCAAAATGCAGCACTTCGTTATGAGGTTATGGTTTATATGGTAAGAGCATTAAACTGGGAGTCAGAGCTTGGAAAAACAGCTGTTTTGAAATATAAAGATATTCAAACAATACCAGCTCAAGCAATACCTTATATAGATGTAATGATAAAAAAAGGTATCATAGGTGAAAGTGGAGATCAAAATGGGAATTTTGGTGCTCAAAGACCGGTCACACGTGCTGAGATGGCTGTAATGTTAGCCAATGCATATAAGTATGTGAGTCAGTTATCACCGACTATTAATACTGACACTGCTCAAGTAGATAGCAACAACGTTACAAATGTGCAAATGCCTAGCACGATTCCTTCTACAGGGACTCAAGCTGTTGTTAATAATTCGCTAAGTGTCATGGACGGTACCGTTGAGCTTGTGACCTCTGTTGGAGATTACACTAGCTTTACAATTTCCTCAGCGTCAGGAGTATTTCACTCATTTGGAAATAACAATTCTATGATTCAAATAAAGATAGGAAATTCACCTGCAAGTCTTTCAGACTTAAAAATTAAGGATAAAGTTAAAGTTCTTTATGAGGAAGGCAATAAGGCGAGAAATATAATTATAGCTGATAAGGAACAAAAGGTTACAGGTGTATTTAGTGGAACTGGAATGGGAACAACAATTCAGCTTCTATCAGATGGACAGGTTCAAAGCTATGTATATGATGCTACTACGAAGATAACCTTGGATGGTATAAATGTTGATTTATCTCAAATCAGAGCTAACGACCAGATAGAAATATTTGTGCTTTCAGGCAAAGCTACTGAAGTTAAAGCCTATTCATCAAACAAAACTGTATATGGCACAGTGGCTGATATTAGAAGTAGTAGTGTAGTAATAGAAGAAAATAATAGAGAAAATCAGTATGAGGTTGCGGACAATGCTCTTATTACTAAAAATGGCTCAAGAGTATACAATTTAAATGAGCTTGGTATAAATGACCAAATTACAGCCGTAATGCAAAATGGAAAAATCACATCAATAGAGGCTGCGAGTGTCAAGTCTAGAATAAGAAAAGGGGTAATTAAGCAAATTCTTATTTCTTCAACTAAGACTCAAATTATAGTTGCGGATTCTGATAATAAGGATTATACCCTAGATGTAAATATAAATACGCAAGTTAGAATAGATGGCAGACGCTCATCTGTAAATGACCTTAAGCTAGGTTATGAAGTGGATGTTTATCTAGACGGCAATATAATTGAAGAAATTTCTGCAGATGGAAGCTATAAGCAGTCCATGTATGTAGGAAAGGTCGTATATCATGACGACAGAGACAGAATTATCGAAATGAAGGATTCAGATGGAAATACTATAAAAGTGTATTATGATAGTAGCACTATGATTGAAGATATAAAAACTGGAAACACCTTAAGAGCAAGACAGATATATAAAGGTGATGAAGTAACTATAGTTGGCATAGAAAGACTAGGCGGTCTTGATGCTACTAGAATCATGGTTAGCATGCAGTACTATTAA
- the fsa gene encoding fructose-6-phosphate aldolase — MKIFLDTANVEEIREAASWGIVDGVTTNPSLVAREKRDFNEVVQEICSIVDGPISAEVISLEAEKMILEAREVAEIHPNVVVKIPMTVDGLKAVSVVSKEGIKTNVTLVFSANQALLAAKAGATYVSPFLGRLDDIGTEGMNLVRDIVDIFDIHGYDTEVIAASIRNPMHVTDAALAGAHISTIPFGVLKQMTKHPLTDIGIEKFMQDWEGAFGK; from the coding sequence ATGAAGATATTTTTAGATACAGCAAATGTTGAAGAAATTAGAGAAGCAGCTAGTTGGGGGATTGTAGATGGAGTTACGACAAATCCTTCGCTTGTAGCCAGAGAAAAAAGAGATTTTAATGAAGTAGTTCAGGAAATATGCTCTATAGTAGACGGACCTATATCAGCAGAGGTTATATCCCTAGAGGCAGAAAAGATGATTTTAGAAGCTAGAGAAGTAGCTGAAATTCATCCAAATGTAGTTGTGAAAATTCCTATGACTGTAGATGGCTTAAAAGCAGTGTCTGTTGTTTCAAAGGAAGGCATAAAGACTAATGTTACTTTAGTATTTTCAGCTAATCAAGCCCTACTAGCTGCTAAAGCAGGAGCTACTTATGTTAGCCCTTTCCTAGGCAGACTAGATGATATAGGAACTGAAGGTATGAATTTGGTTAGAGATATAGTAGATATATTTGATATTCATGGCTATGATACTGAGGTGATTGCTGCAAGCATTAGAAACCCAATGCACGTTACTGATGCAGCTTTAGCTGGAGCTCATATTTCAACTATTCCATTTGGAGTTCTAAAGCAAATGACAAAGCATCCGCTTACTGACATCGGAATCGAGAAATTTATGCAAGACTGGGAAGGCGCATTTGGTAAATAA
- a CDS encoding nicotinate phosphoribosyltransferase — MRNLTMLTDLYQLTMMNGYFKSNIHEDILVFDMFFRKNPSSGGYTIIAGIEQVIDYIENLKFSEEDIDYLRSLNLFGEDFLSYLINFKFTGEIYAVREGTIMFPNEPIVRVKAPAAQAQLIETAILNMVNFQSLIATKASRVCYSANGDPVMEFGLRRAQGPDAGLYGARAAVIGGCVGTSNVLTGQEFELPILGTHAHSWVQKFPTELEAFRAYATTYPDKTMLLIDTYNTLESGLPNAIKVFDELRANGHEPLGVRIDSGDLEYLSKEIRKILDDAGYPNVKITASNDLDEYAISTLKSQGAKIDIWGVGTKLITSSDWPSLGGVYKLSAAMENGELVPKIKLSEDPQKINNPGYKRVVRIYNKTTNKAEADLMMLADETIDESKPLKVFHPVYTWKTKIFYNYYTKDLLEPLFIDGKLATNRYKVKEIKEYAQKEKDSFWPQYLRISSPERYKVDLSEKLWELKNDLIEMRKRDQQ, encoded by the coding sequence ATGAGAAATTTGACAATGCTGACAGATTTATATCAGCTAACTATGATGAATGGATATTTTAAATCCAATATTCATGAAGATATTCTAGTATTCGATATGTTTTTCAGAAAAAACCCAAGCTCTGGAGGCTATACTATAATCGCTGGCATAGAGCAGGTAATCGATTACATCGAAAACCTAAAATTTTCTGAGGAAGATATAGACTACCTTAGAAGCTTAAATTTGTTTGGAGAAGATTTCTTAAGCTATCTTATTAACTTTAAGTTTACAGGAGAAATATATGCAGTAAGAGAAGGTACAATAATGTTTCCAAATGAGCCTATAGTAAGAGTAAAAGCTCCTGCTGCTCAGGCTCAATTAATAGAAACAGCTATACTAAATATGGTTAACTTCCAATCGCTTATAGCAACAAAAGCCTCTAGGGTATGCTACAGCGCAAACGGTGACCCTGTTATGGAATTTGGGCTAAGACGTGCTCAAGGACCAGATGCTGGTCTTTATGGCGCTAGAGCTGCTGTAATAGGTGGATGTGTAGGAACTTCAAACGTCCTTACTGGTCAAGAATTCGAGCTTCCTATACTTGGAACTCATGCTCATAGCTGGGTGCAAAAATTCCCAACAGAGCTAGAAGCATTTAGAGCGTATGCAACTACCTACCCAGACAAGACCATGCTGCTTATCGATACCTACAACACTCTAGAAAGCGGACTTCCTAATGCTATAAAGGTTTTTGACGAGTTAAGAGCAAATGGTCATGAGCCACTGGGCGTTAGAATAGACTCTGGTGATTTAGAATATCTTTCTAAGGAAATAAGAAAAATCTTGGATGACGCTGGATACCCTAATGTCAAGATAACAGCATCTAACGACCTAGACGAATATGCTATATCCACTTTAAAATCACAAGGAGCTAAAATCGACATCTGGGGAGTAGGAACAAAGCTAATAACTTCTAGCGACTGGCCATCACTTGGTGGTGTATACAAGCTAAGTGCGGCTATGGAAAACGGTGAGCTAGTACCTAAAATTAAGCTATCTGAGGATCCTCAAAAAATAAATAATCCAGGTTATAAAAGAGTAGTTAGAATTTACAACAAAACTACAAACAAAGCTGAAGCTGACCTTATGATGCTTGCTGATGAGACTATTGATGAATCAAAGCCTCTAAAAGTCTTCCATCCAGTTTATACTTGGAAAACTAAGATTTTCTACAACTACTACACAAAAGATTTGCTTGAGCCTTTGTTTATAGATGGCAAGCTTGCTACTAATAGATATAAAGTAAAAGAAATAAAAGAATATGCTCAAAAAGAAAAGGATTCTTTCTGGCCACAATATTTAAGAATTTCATCTCCAGAAAGATACAAAGTAGACTTATCAGAAAAGCTTTGGGAGCTTAAAAATGATCTTATTGAAATGAGAAAAAGAGATCAGCAATAA
- the metG gene encoding methionine--tRNA ligase — protein MSNKTFYVTTPIYYPSGRLHIGHTYTTVAADAIARYKRFTGFDVRFLTGTDEHGEKIQKTAAEKKMMPKDYLDGMIEDIKKLWETMEISYDDFIRTTDERHEKAVQKIFQKLYDKGDIYLGEYEGWYCIPCESLWTDTQVGEEHLCPDCKREVQKKKESSYFFKLSKYQQPLVDYYNSHPDFCFPESRKNEMLNNFINAGLDDLSVSRTTFDWGIKVPFDDKHVIYVWIDALCNYITALGYLSEDESLMEKYWPANMQIVGKEIVRFHTIIWPALLMALDLPLPDKVYGHGWILFSEDKMSKSKGNIVYPEPIIERYGIDALKYFLLKEFTFGQDGNYTNRNFLTRINSDLVNDLGNLLSRTVSMIEKYNDSIVPEPKVFDSVHAELKKVASSMPAKVDDAMNRMQFNEALEEIWKVVRRSNKYVDETMPWVLAKDETKKDELDTVLYNLAEALRLVTVMISPLLHITAKKIFEQLSAGEEIRTYESALSFGGLKPGTKVAKGEILFPRLDIEKELEVMESMFKPKTEEPVKEEVETKEIIHKDEITIDDFAKMELRVGKVLEASKHPKADRLLVFKIQVGSEIRQIVSGIAKFYDPKDLIGRNVVIVANLKPVNLRGVESQGMILSAATDDDSKLVVIQAEGIEDGVEVR, from the coding sequence TTGTCAAATAAAACCTTTTATGTAACGACACCTATATACTACCCGAGCGGAAGACTTCATATAGGTCATACCTATACTACAGTAGCAGCTGATGCTATTGCTAGATATAAGAGATTTACAGGCTTTGATGTACGTTTTTTAACTGGAACTGATGAGCATGGAGAAAAAATCCAAAAGACAGCTGCTGAAAAGAAAATGATGCCTAAGGATTACCTTGACGGCATGATAGAGGATATAAAGAAACTATGGGAAACTATGGAAATCTCCTATGATGATTTTATAAGAACCACAGATGAGAGACATGAAAAAGCAGTTCAAAAGATTTTTCAAAAGCTTTACGATAAAGGAGATATTTATCTAGGAGAATATGAAGGCTGGTACTGTATTCCTTGTGAAAGTCTATGGACAGACACGCAGGTAGGAGAAGAGCACCTTTGCCCAGATTGTAAAAGAGAGGTTCAAAAGAAAAAGGAAAGCTCTTATTTCTTTAAATTATCAAAATACCAACAGCCACTAGTTGATTATTATAATTCTCATCCAGATTTTTGTTTTCCTGAGTCAAGAAAAAATGAGATGCTAAACAACTTCATAAATGCTGGGCTAGATGATTTATCCGTATCTAGAACTACATTTGACTGGGGAATAAAGGTGCCTTTTGACGACAAGCATGTTATTTATGTATGGATAGATGCACTTTGCAACTATATTACTGCACTTGGATATCTTTCTGAGGATGAAAGTCTTATGGAAAAATACTGGCCTGCTAATATGCAAATAGTAGGAAAAGAAATAGTACGTTTTCATACTATAATTTGGCCAGCGCTACTCATGGCTTTAGATCTTCCGCTTCCAGACAAGGTGTATGGACATGGCTGGATACTTTTCTCAGAAGATAAGATGAGTAAATCAAAAGGAAACATTGTTTATCCTGAGCCTATAATTGAAAGATATGGTATAGATGCTCTTAAGTACTTCCTTCTTAAAGAGTTTACTTTTGGGCAGGATGGTAACTACACAAACAGAAACTTTTTAACTCGTATAAATTCTGACCTAGTAAATGACCTTGGAAATCTGCTTTCTAGAACAGTATCTATGATAGAAAAATACAATGACAGCATAGTTCCAGAGCCAAAGGTATTTGACTCAGTTCATGCTGAGCTAAAAAAGGTTGCTTCGTCTATGCCAGCTAAAGTCGACGATGCAATGAACAGAATGCAGTTTAATGAAGCACTAGAGGAAATTTGGAAGGTAGTAAGAAGAAGCAATAAATATGTGGATGAAACTATGCCATGGGTACTTGCTAAGGATGAAACTAAAAAAGATGAGCTTGATACTGTTTTATATAACCTAGCAGAAGCATTAAGACTTGTAACAGTTATGATAAGCCCACTGCTTCATATCACTGCTAAAAAAATATTTGAGCAGCTTTCTGCTGGTGAAGAGATTAGAACTTATGAAAGTGCTCTTAGTTTTGGAGGCTTAAAGCCAGGAACAAAAGTTGCAAAAGGAGAGATACTTTTCCCTAGACTAGATATTGAAAAAGAGCTAGAGGTTATGGAAAGTATGTTTAAACCTAAAACTGAGGAGCCTGTAAAGGAAGAAGTAGAAACTAAGGAAATCATTCACAAGGATGAAATAACTATAGATGATTTTGCTAAGATGGAGCTAAGAGTAGGTAAGGTGCTAGAAGCATCTAAGCATCCAAAAGCAGATAGACTTCTTGTATTTAAGATTCAGGTAGGCTCTGAAATAAGACAGATAGTTTCTGGAATAGCTAAGTTTTATGATCCAAAAGATTTAATAGGAAGAAATGTAGTAATAGTAGCTAATCTAAAGCCTGTAAATCTTAGAGGAGTAGAGTCTCAAGGAATGATACTTTCTGCTGCTACAGATGACGATTCTAAGCTAGTAGTAATTCAAGCAGAAGGTATAGAAGATGGAGTAGAGGTAAGATAA